A genomic stretch from Cloacibacterium caeni includes:
- a CDS encoding dihydroorotase: MKTLIKNAQIVNEGKIFKADVLIENDLIAKISSTISEENVDKIIDAEEKFLIPGVIDDQVHFREPGLTHKGDIESESKAAIAGGVTSFIEQPNTFPNAVTQELLEEKYKIASEKSYANYSFSMGGTNDNLEEVLKTNPKNVAAVKLFLGSSTGNMLVDNSEILEEIFSQVKMPICVHCEDEATIKKNTEIYKEQYGEDIPVKFHHLIRSDEACFLSSSKAIELAKKTGARLHVYHLSTAKEMELFRNDIPLKEKKITAEVCVHHLHFTNEDYETKGSLIKWNPAVKTETDKKGLWEALLDDRIDVIATDHAPHTLEEKSNKYLNCPSGAPLVQYSLPVMFEYFKKGKISLEKVVEKMCHNPAILFEIEKRGYVKEGYKADLVIINPNAEITVSKENILSKCGWSPLENETFHSEITHTFVNGFLAYENGKVSPEKHGERLLFER; this comes from the coding sequence ATGAAAACCTTAATCAAAAACGCACAAATCGTAAATGAAGGAAAGATTTTTAAAGCTGATGTATTGATTGAAAATGATTTGATTGCAAAAATTTCATCAACTATTTCCGAAGAAAATGTAGATAAAATCATTGATGCTGAAGAAAAATTCCTAATTCCTGGAGTAATTGATGATCAAGTGCATTTTCGTGAGCCTGGTTTAACACACAAAGGCGATATAGAAAGTGAATCAAAAGCTGCAATTGCAGGCGGAGTAACCAGTTTTATAGAACAACCGAACACCTTTCCGAATGCGGTAACGCAAGAACTTTTAGAAGAAAAATATAAAATCGCTTCGGAGAAATCTTACGCCAATTATTCTTTTTCGATGGGCGGAACCAATGATAATTTAGAAGAAGTTCTGAAAACCAATCCAAAAAATGTAGCAGCCGTTAAACTATTTTTAGGCTCTTCTACAGGGAATATGTTGGTAGATAATTCCGAAATTTTGGAAGAAATCTTCTCTCAAGTAAAAATGCCGATTTGTGTGCATTGTGAAGATGAAGCGACCATCAAAAAAAATACAGAAATCTATAAAGAACAATACGGAGAAGATATTCCTGTGAAATTTCATCACTTAATTAGAAGTGATGAAGCGTGTTTTCTTTCAAGTTCAAAAGCAATAGAACTCGCCAAAAAAACTGGCGCGAGATTGCATGTTTATCATCTTTCTACTGCTAAAGAAATGGAGCTTTTCCGAAATGATATTCCGTTAAAAGAAAAAAAAATCACCGCTGAAGTTTGTGTGCATCACCTTCATTTCACCAACGAAGATTATGAAACCAAAGGTTCTCTTATCAAATGGAATCCTGCTGTAAAAACCGAAACGGATAAAAAAGGACTTTGGGAAGCACTTTTAGATGATAGAATAGATGTGATTGCAACTGATCACGCTCCGCATACTTTGGAAGAAAAATCTAACAAATATTTGAACTGTCCTTCTGGTGCACCTTTGGTTCAATATTCTTTACCTGTAATGTTTGAATATTTCAAAAAAGGCAAGATTTCTTTAGAAAAAGTGGTTGAAAAAATGTGTCACAATCCTGCTATTTTATTCGAAATTGAAAAAAGGGGTTATGTAAAAGAAGGGTACAAAGCAGATTTGGTAATCATTAATCCTAATGCAGAAATTACAGTTTCTAAAGAAAATATCCTCTCAAAATGTGGTTGGAGTCCACTAGAAAACGAGACTTTTCACTCAGAAATTACACATACTTTCGTCAATGGTTTTCTGGCTTATGAAAATGGTAAAGTTTCTCCTGAAAAACACGGAGAAAGATTGCTTTTTGAAAGATAA